Part of the uncultured Cohaesibacter sp. genome is shown below.
ATCGCTGCCAGTTCATATGGACGTCAGATAAGCGTCCGAAGGCCGCAGTGCAACAGCAAAGCCATGCACCATCGACCCGGCTTTCATCTTTGCAGCAAATCGCGACTTTGCGCAACGGTCAACCGATCCGAACCGGATCAAGCCGTGGTTACCGGCCAAAGACTGAAGGCCGCCGCGAAATTAAGAATTAGAACGAGTCTGGAACGAATCATGGCCGAATCGCTGACTCCGACAGATTCCTATTTTGTTCTTGGAAGATATGGATGACAATCCCATTACACCCACCAAATATTGTTACGCTGTGGAACACCGCCCAAAAGCGTCGACGAAAGGATGGCGGGCTTCATCCGTCAAATTTAAATAAGACGAACCAAAATGAAACAAATGCCCATTTTCAATGTGTTAAGGAACTGCCCCGCGTCCCCGCCTTCAAATTAACCTTTTGAACGCAGCCGGAACAAAATCAGCACGAATCGCTGATAGCAGATTGTTCCCACTATGTTCCATCAAAATATATGAAGATTATCCACGGCCCCACCATATCTAGAGCCTGTCCGGATGGCGATCGGAAGCCTCCCGGTCTTTGAGAGCTTCAACGTTAAGCCTCTTTCCCAAAATGGGACAAACCACACAAAAACCGCCAACCAGCAGGCCAACCACCGCGTTAATGGAACCGGCAAGCTATAGGTCGCAGCGGCTCGCGGCATCACCTGCATTGCCGCAGGCGATCCTGAAAGCAGGCAACAAAAAAGGGGCCCGAAGGCCCCTTGCCGCCAATCAACACATCGTGCCGATGACAATTATTTGATGGAGAGTTCCCGCGCGGTCAAAACCATCCGCCCGACCATGGTGCCGATCTGCAGGCGATAGACAGCAACCACAGGCTCATCGCCGACCGGCACGAACCAGGCCTCCAGATCCTTGTTGTCTTCCATGAACTGGGTACTCTTCTTGTTGGGGCGATGCCCTGCAACAAATCGGATGCGTGCCCCACAGACCGTCGCCGGCCCGGAGTAGCTGTTCGCCCCGGAAGTCTTGACGTCTTCGGTCCCCTTGTAGAAAAGCTCTATGTTATAGCGCCAGCGGCCATCGAACATTCTGACGGTGCGGTCGCAGACCGCCTTGCCAACCCGGTCCTTGTTGGATGGAACAGAGATCAGCAGACTGGAGAGCGGATCAACAATCCCGCGGGTGTGAACCTTGCGCAGCGGAATCCGGTCCGAATGCTGTGACAGCGGTGGAGAAGCCGAGAAATCACTGACATTGCCAGAGCGCATTGCGATCTGGACAACATTGTGAATCTTGTCTTCCTTGGAATTGAGGGCATACATCGACGGCAGCATGCGATCGCCGCTGAAGGAGCCCTTGCTGACGGCCCGCCCCTTGCTGTCGATGAACAGCCGCGAGATGCCCGATGTTTTGGCAAAGGCATCAATCGAATAATTGTGCCCCGAGACGGAGGCACTCACGGTGCCCGACCCGACGGGGATCCCGGCGACGGTGATACCGAAATTCGCCTCGATGTCGGTTGCCTGTGCCTGTGGAGCGAGGGACAGAAATCCCAAGGCAGCACCCAACGCAGCCGAGCGCAGCGGCCCGGACCGACGCCCGCCAGAAAGCGGACCACTTTTCCTATGTGAGGTCATGCACATCCAATCAAGCATGGTTTTTCCCCAAACGCCCCAAAATCAAAAGCAAACTGCCCTGTTGAACCAATCGTCCCCGGCACCAGCGAACAGATCCTGCTGTCGGGCCTGCCATTTTCCCCTGTGAATAGGGAGGGATGCAGGTTCCCTGCTGTCGAAGATCGTTTCCATACTCTTGCTGAATATGGTTAACAAATTGCGATAGCCCTCCATATAACCATTCGATGGATGCAAATTGAAGCAATTTTGCAACGATACGGCTCCACTGCCGAAATTCAGGCAGTGATGACTGACTGAAAAAACCCCGGACAAGTCTTGCAAAAAGCATGGAGAGAGGCAGGATTATCCGGAAAATGAGTCAGAATCTTGAAAAGATGACGCGAAAGCTCCCGGAAATGCTTGACGAGCGTCGCAAGGATCACTATACCGGGGCGACTTTCCGCCGGATTGCTTCAGGGCAATACGGCTGAACACAGAACAGAAAATGAGCGGGCGCCATTGGCGTCCTAATAATTTGTGAGGGATTTTCCATGGCACGTCGCTGTGAACTGACCGGCAAAGGCGTTCAGTCCGGTAACAATGTCAGCCACGCAAAAAACAGAACCCGCCGTCGCTTTCTGCCAAACCTGGTGAATGTGACTCTGCTGAGCGAAACCCTCGGCACTGGTTTCAAGATGCGCGTCAGCGCTCACGCTTTGCGTTCTGTTGAACATCGTGGCGGCCTTGATGCCTTCTTGGCCAAAGCCAAAGAAGCAGATCTGTCAGACAATGCTCTGCTGATCAAACGCAAAATTGAAAAAGCTCAGGTTGCTGCATCCTAATGCAGCTTCGGTTCTGACCGAAAACCTTGCTTGATCGTCTTGAAGCAGCGCCTCTTTTGGCGCTGTTTTCATATTAACGCTGCTTTGGGCTATTCTCCCATCCGCGGCAAACATGAAGGAGGGTGACATATGGTTGCTACTCGTAAAACCCTTGGCCTTGCAGTGCTGGCCATGGTCGGCGTCGTTGCGGCGTCCAATTATCTGGTTCAGTTTCCGTTTGAACCGTTCGGCCTTCAGGATCTTCTGACCTGGGGCGCCTTTACCTATCCCATGGCATTTCTGGTTACCGACCTGACCAACCGCAAGTGCGGCCCCAAGAATGCGCGCATCGTCGTCGCAGCAGGCTTCGCCATCGCCGTTCTGATCTCGATCTGGCTGTCCACACCACGGATCGCCATCGCGTCCGGCTCAGCCTTCCTGGTAGCCCAGCTGCTCGACATCACGGTCTTCAACCGTCTGCGGCGCAACAGCTGGTGGAAAGCACCTCTGGCGTCCAGTTTCTTTGGCTCGGTTCTGGATACGGTCATTTTCTTCGGTATCAGCTTTGCTGCGTCCTTTGCCTTTATTGACTCAGGCTTTGGCATGTCGTCCGACCTGTTCCCGACGGAAAGCGCTTCGCTGCTCAGCCTTGGCATCATCGATGCACCGCGCTGGGTCAGTTGGGCCATCGTCGACTATTCCTGCAAGATGTTTGTTGCCCTGCTGATGCTGGCCCCTTACCGGGCCCTGCTCAGCCGCCAGGATGCTCTGGTCATGCCAGCCTGAAAGGCGCGCCCATCCGACATCTGGGAAAACGAATAGAGCAAGGCCGGTCTGAATATCAGCCCGGCCTTTTTGCTGTCTTCCTTCACTGCCTTCTTTTGTGATCCGGCGACAAGCCCGACCAGCCTTTCCGCCCTCTCGCCTACCGGTCGGCAGGCAGGCGGAATTGCAGCAACAGCGTATTCTGGATGAAGTTGAAATTGTCGTCGGAAATCAGACTGATCAGACTGGAGCCATCCGGCTGAGGCTGAATATCCAGCCCCTCCATATTGTCGATGGCATCACTGAGATCAGCCCGGAACAGCAGGTCGGCATTCTGGATGATTCCGGGTTTGAAATCCTCGACCTTCACCCGGCGGATCTGCACCACCAGCCCGCCGAGAAGCGAGAAATTCCGCTCCAGAATGACAAGATCTCCACGCGCCGTGAAAGCTGCGTCACTCACCATCAACCCATCGGACTGCGGCAGCCGGAAGGCTTCGCTGCGCCCGTCCCTGGCAATCCATCCCAGCACTTCGCCGTTGACTGGCTGTTCGGAAAGCAGCGCAAAACCGCCACCATAAGGGTTCGTGTCCGGAATGGTGGCAATGGCCTCAAGCCCGCGGTTCCCCCGATTGGCAGCATCAATGGAAGCATCAAGTGGCACTCGCTCGGCAATGCGCACCGGCTTGTTCTCCTCAAGTGCATAGCAAACCACGCGCGTGTCGCCCTCAAAGCTCACGCAGGCCTTGCCATCGCGCATGGCAAGCCCTTCGGCATCCCGTCGCCACTGCGCCATCTCAGGCCCTATACCCGGCAGGCTGCGCATAGAGCCATCCAGCACACCGGTCGGCTTGCCACCTTGCCGTTGAAGACTGGCAGACAGAGCCGTACCCCGGTCACTGATAGCCAGAAAGCGGCTCTCATCGAGAAACACCAACCCGGAAAAGCCGCCAAAGGCCTCTGCATCGCTGCTGAGTTTAAGGCCGCCGACCCAGTCGAGCTTGCCATAGGTCGCCTTGCCCGAACCCAGCCGCCCAAGCGAAGGGATGACCTCGGCAAAGACATCAATCGGCAGCGATCGCGGTGGGGACTTGGGCAGCGTGGCCAACGGGTCGGCCCGGCCAGAGATGAACAGGGCAGCTGCCAATAGCACAAAAAAGGAAAAGCAGACTGTCAGAAGCAGCCTGCCCATCCGTCGGCGCACCTGTCGCTGAGCCATGCTTACCGCTTCCGAAGACGGCGGGACATGACATGCGGCTCTCTGGCAGCATTTTCATCAAACAGCTCGGCCAGCTTCTCGGTCATGGCACCGCCAAGCTCCTCGGCATCAATGATCGTCAGGGCGCGCTTGTAGTAGCGGGTGACGTCATGGCCGATACCGATGGCCAGCAGATTGACCGGAGAGCGGTTCTCGATTTCATCGATCACCTCGCGCAGATGCTTCTCCAGATAGGTACCAGCGTTAACGGACAGGGTGGAGTCATCCACCGGCGCGCCATCGGAGATCATCATCAGGATCTTGCGCTGTTCGGGTCGCATCAGCAGGCGCTTGTGTGCCCAATCCAGAGCTTCGCCGTCGATATTCTCCTTGAGCAACCCCTCCCGCATCATCAGGCCGAGATTGCGCCGCGAACGACGCCATGGGCTGTCGGCCGATTTGTAAATGATGTGCCTGAGGTCGTTGAGGCGCCCCGGGTTGGCCGGCTTGTCAGCCTTCAGCCATGCCTCGCGCGACTGTCCGCCCTTCCAGGCCTTGGTCGTGAAGCCGAGAATCTCGACCTTCACATTGCACCGCTCCAGCGTGCGGGCCAGAATGTCGGCACAGACAGCGGCGATGGAAATCGGACGACCGCGCATGGAGCCGGAGTTGTCCAGCAGCAGCGTTACGACCGTATCACGGAATTCGGTATCCTGCTCCCATTTGAAGGAGAGCGGACGCATCGGGTCGGTAACGACACGGGTCAAACGCGCCGTATCGAGCATCCCTTCTTCCAGGTCGAAGTCCCAGCCGCGATTCTGCTGGGCCAGCAGGCGACGTTGCAGACGGTTGGCCAGACGCGCCACTACCTGATGCATGTTCTGCAACTGCTTGTCGAGATGACCGCGCAAGCGGTCCAGTTCCGCCTGTTCGCAAAGCTCTTCAGCGTGAATCACCTCGTCATAGGCATGGGTGAACACCCGATAGCCCTTGTCCGGCTCGTTCCGTCCGTGCTCGGGCGGCATGATGGAATCACCAGCGTCATCGCCATCCAGATCATCAAACTGATCCATGTCCTGGCTGGACTGCTCGTCAGCCTCCGACTGGCCGCCTTCCAGTTCATCGGCACCAGCTTCAGTCTGCTGTTGCTGCTGATCACCGTCTTCGGCGTCTTCGGAGCTGTTGTTGCTGTCAGCATCCTCCTCTGCGCCATTCTCGGTGTCATCCGCATTCTCTTCGCTCTCTTCGACCTCGCCGCCCATGTCGTCGGCCACATCGAGATCAGCCAGCACCCGACGCAGATGACGGGCAAACTTGGCCTGATCGAGCATGTCGTCGCCCAAAGCATCCAGACTGTCACCGGCGGTCTCTTCCACCCAGCCCCGCCATTGCTCCACCAGATAATGGGCCGAAGCGGGGATCGGTGTACCGGTCAGCTTTTCGCGCACCAGCAGGGACAGCACATGGTCGAGCGGTGCTTCTTCCACACGGGTGGAATCGCCACTAACAAAACGGCTGTAGCGATCTTCGAGCATGGCGTTGAGATTGTTGGCAAGACCGGTCATCTGGCGCGAGCCGATGGCCTCGACGCGAGCCTGCTCGACGGCGTCGAAGACGCTGCGCGCCCGTGCTCCGTCAGGGGCATGACGAGCATGCACCCGTGGATCATGGCAAGCGACCCGCATGGCCAGACTGTCAGCCTGCCCGCGCAGAATGGCGGCCTTCTCTTTCGTCAGCGCCCGAGGCGGCTCAGGCAGGCGCGCCTGCCCGTTGACCAGCATCGGCCGGTCTGCCGAAAAATGCACATCCAGTTCGACCGGCCCGGCGATGGCGCGGAGCGTACCGCTCACCGCCTGCTTGAACCGTTCGTTTGGATCGCCTGACCCGCCCAGTTTCGATGAAGACTTGCTCGACATGCCTGATTGTTCCCGCTTGTTCCCTCTTGATCGATCTGTGCCCGCAGCCTTTAGCTGACGGCAACATTCAGGGAGGATTCAGGCAGCTCTTCGCCGAAGCAACGCTGGTAGAATTCGGCCACCAGAGGCTGTTCCAGCTCGTCGCACTTGTTCAGGAACGTCACCCGGAAGGCAAAACCCAGATTACCGAAAATCTCGGCATTCTCTGCCCACGTGATCACGGAGCGCGGGCTCATGACCGTGGAAAGATCACCGTTCATGAAGGCATTGCGGGTAAGATCGGCGACGCGCACCATCTTGTTGGCCGTGTCCTTGCCCTCTTCGCCGACCAGCGACTTGACCTTGGCCAGAACGATGTTGACCTCGTTGTCGTGCGGCAGATAGTTGAGCGTGGTGACAATCGACCAGCGGTCCATCTGGCCCTGGTTGATCTGCTGCGTACCATGATAGAGCCCGGAGGTATCGCCCAGGCCGACCGTATTGGCCGTTGCGAACAGACGGAAGGCAGGATGCGGACGAATGACGCGGTTCTGGTCCAGAAGGGTCAGACGACCGGCCACTTCCAGCACGCGCTGAATGACGAACATCACGTCAGGACGACCGGCATCATATTCGTCGAACACCAGCGCCACATTGTTCTGCAGCGCCCAAGGCAGAATGCCGTCGCGGAATTCGGTGACCTGCTTGCCATCCTTGAGGACAATGGCGTCCTTGCCGATCAGGTCGATACGGGAAATGTGGCTATCGAGGTTGACGCGAACACAAGGCCAGTTGAGGCGTGCGGCGACCTGCTCGATGTGGGACGACTTGCCCGTGCCATGATAGCCGGAAATCATCACGCGGCGGTTATGGGCAAAGCCTGCAAGAATCGCCAGCGTGGTCTCCCGGTCAAACAGATAGTCGGGATCAAAATCAGGCACATGATCGCTTTTTTCGCGGAAGGCAGGAACCATCAGATCGATATCGATGCCAAACACATCACGCACAGACACCTCGGTATCCGGCAAATTGGAAATCTCGTTGCTCATATCATTCATAACACTGCTCTGGATGAGGCCACTCTGGACTGTGGTGTCTGACTTGGAAGGGTTGAGATCGAAACCGGTCGAGGTCAACGCCTGCAGAGGACCAT
Proteins encoded:
- a CDS encoding DUF3108 domain-containing protein, which gives rise to MLDWMCMTSHRKSGPLSGGRRSGPLRSAALGAALGFLSLAPQAQATDIEANFGITVAGIPVGSGTVSASVSGHNYSIDAFAKTSGISRLFIDSKGRAVSKGSFSGDRMLPSMYALNSKEDKIHNVVQIAMRSGNVSDFSASPPLSQHSDRIPLRKVHTRGIVDPLSSLLISVPSNKDRVGKAVCDRTVRMFDGRWRYNIELFYKGTEDVKTSGANSYSGPATVCGARIRFVAGHRPNKKSTQFMEDNKDLEAWFVPVGDEPVVAVYRLQIGTMVGRMVLTARELSIK
- the cobS gene encoding cobaltochelatase subunit CobS, encoding MNDMSNEISNLPDTEVSVRDVFGIDIDLMVPAFREKSDHVPDFDPDYLFDRETTLAILAGFAHNRRVMISGYHGTGKSSHIEQVAARLNWPCVRVNLDSHISRIDLIGKDAIVLKDGKQVTEFRDGILPWALQNNVALVFDEYDAGRPDVMFVIQRVLEVAGRLTLLDQNRVIRPHPAFRLFATANTVGLGDTSGLYHGTQQINQGQMDRWSIVTTLNYLPHDNEVNIVLAKVKSLVGEEGKDTANKMVRVADLTRNAFMNGDLSTVMSPRSVITWAENAEIFGNLGFAFRVTFLNKCDELEQPLVAEFYQRCFGEELPESSLNVAVS
- a CDS encoding esterase-like activity of phytase family protein translates to MAQRQVRRRMGRLLLTVCFSFFVLLAAALFISGRADPLATLPKSPPRSLPIDVFAEVIPSLGRLGSGKATYGKLDWVGGLKLSSDAEAFGGFSGLVFLDESRFLAISDRGTALSASLQRQGGKPTGVLDGSMRSLPGIGPEMAQWRRDAEGLAMRDGKACVSFEGDTRVVCYALEENKPVRIAERVPLDASIDAANRGNRGLEAIATIPDTNPYGGGFALLSEQPVNGEVLGWIARDGRSEAFRLPQSDGLMVSDAAFTARGDLVILERNFSLLGGLVVQIRRVKVEDFKPGIIQNADLLFRADLSDAIDNMEGLDIQPQPDGSSLISLISDDNFNFIQNTLLLQFRLPADR
- a CDS encoding queuosine precursor transporter — its product is MVATRKTLGLAVLAMVGVVAASNYLVQFPFEPFGLQDLLTWGAFTYPMAFLVTDLTNRKCGPKNARIVVAAGFAIAVLISIWLSTPRIAIASGSAFLVAQLLDITVFNRLRRNSWWKAPLASSFFGSVLDTVIFFGISFAASFAFIDSGFGMSSDLFPTESASLLSLGIIDAPRWVSWAIVDYSCKMFVALLMLAPYRALLSRQDALVMPA
- the rpmB gene encoding 50S ribosomal protein L28, translated to MARRCELTGKGVQSGNNVSHAKNRTRRRFLPNLVNVTLLSETLGTGFKMRVSAHALRSVEHRGGLDAFLAKAKEADLSDNALLIKRKIEKAQVAAS
- the cobT gene encoding cobaltochelatase subunit CobT, with protein sequence MSSKSSSKLGGSGDPNERFKQAVSGTLRAIAGPVELDVHFSADRPMLVNGQARLPEPPRALTKEKAAILRGQADSLAMRVACHDPRVHARHAPDGARARSVFDAVEQARVEAIGSRQMTGLANNLNAMLEDRYSRFVSGDSTRVEEAPLDHVLSLLVREKLTGTPIPASAHYLVEQWRGWVEETAGDSLDALGDDMLDQAKFARHLRRVLADLDVADDMGGEVEESEENADDTENGAEEDADSNNSSEDAEDGDQQQQQTEAGADELEGGQSEADEQSSQDMDQFDDLDGDDAGDSIMPPEHGRNEPDKGYRVFTHAYDEVIHAEELCEQAELDRLRGHLDKQLQNMHQVVARLANRLQRRLLAQQNRGWDFDLEEGMLDTARLTRVVTDPMRPLSFKWEQDTEFRDTVVTLLLDNSGSMRGRPISIAAVCADILARTLERCNVKVEILGFTTKAWKGGQSREAWLKADKPANPGRLNDLRHIIYKSADSPWRRSRRNLGLMMREGLLKENIDGEALDWAHKRLLMRPEQRKILMMISDGAPVDDSTLSVNAGTYLEKHLREVIDEIENRSPVNLLAIGIGHDVTRYYKRALTIIDAEELGGAMTEKLAELFDENAAREPHVMSRRLRKR